The following coding sequences lie in one Cannabis sativa cultivar Pink pepper isolate KNU-18-1 chromosome 5, ASM2916894v1, whole genome shotgun sequence genomic window:
- the LOC133038362 gene encoding uncharacterized protein LOC133038362, which yields MESCSIDPASHFAPTTPPTPPTLAIPSWNLFSNSVSSSLTIKLDCLNLKSQVVPTVIGHDLDDILFHGVPHPSTLSSSTIWKALEQRFNSNLSISDYTDEVQNLVDSLAVAGSVVNDQDIILQLLNELEPEYDSAVSGITARSDLLSIEEVQALLLSHESRLDNHNVVNELAMKIQANLTYDFGDDNCWFVDTDATHHVANNPQNLESSASYHGPHSLVVGDGKKLVISHIGSLKQLQFCTACQLGKNHKQAFRISLNRASKPLEIIHIDLWGPSHITAKDGYRYYVHFVDDYSRYTWIFPLVEKNQAFDTFVRFKSMVEKQFNLPIKNLQADWGGEYRTFTRFLSDQGILFTHSCPHTHEHYGRAKRKHRNITETGLTILTQSGLDFSYWWFAF from the exons ATGGAGTCCTGCTCGATTGATCCTGCCAGCCACTTTGCTCCAACTACACCTCCCACACCCCCAACTCTAGCGATTCCTTCTTGGAATCTGTTCTCTAATTCTGTATCATCTTCTCTTACGATCAAATTGGATTGCCTCAACTTGAAATCACAAGTTGTTCCCACTGTGATTGGCCATGATCTCGATGATATCTTGTTTCATGGTGTCCCTCATCCCTCTACTCTG TCATCCTCCACTATTTGGAAAGCCCTGGAACAAAGATTTAACA GTAATCTCTCGATTTCTGATTACACTGACGAAGTTCAGAATCTTGTAGATTCTTTAGCTGTCGCAGGCTCTGTTGTCAATGATCAAGATATCATTCTCCAACTCCTGAATGAATTGGAACCAGAGTACGACTCTGCTGTATCAGGCATTACAGCAAGAAGTGATCTTCTTTCTATCGAAGAAGTTCAGGCCCTTCTTCTCTCTCATGAAAGCAGATTGGACAATCACAATGTTGTTAATGAATTAGCCATGAAAATACAAGCTAATCTGACATATG ACTTTGGGGATGATAATTGTTGGTTTGTGGACACGGATGCTACTCATCATGTGGCAAATAATCCACAAAATCTTGAAAGCTCAGCCTCTTACCATGGTCCTCACTCTCTTGTTGTTGGAGATGGTAAGAAGCTGGTTATTTCTCACATTG GCTCCCTCAAACAATTGCAATTTTGCACTGCTTGTCAACTAGGAAAGAACCATAAGCAGGCCTTCCGTATATCACTTAACAGAGCCTCTAAACCCCTTGAAATAATTCACATAGATCTTTGGGGTCCCTCCCACATTACTGCTAAAGATGGCTATAGGTATTATGTCCACTTCGTAGATGACTATAGTAGGTACACTTGGATATTTCCCTTAGTTGAGAAAAATCAAGCCTTTGATACCTTTGTTAGGTTCAAAAGCATGGTTGAAAAGCAATTTAATTTACCTATAAAGAATTTACAGGCTGACTGGGGTGGAGAGTACAGGACTTTTACTAGATTTCTGAGTGATCAAGGTATTCTTTTCACTCACTCGTGTCCACACACACATGAACATTATGGTCGTGCTAAGAGAAAGCACAGGAATATTACTGAAACAGGTTTAACCATCCTAACACAATCTGGTTTGGACTTCTCTTACTGGTGGTTTGCATTTTAG
- the LOC115717045 gene encoding transcription factor EGL1, protein MATGFQNEEGLSQQNNFKKQLALAVRSIQWSYAIFWSISSTQPGVLEWGDGYYNGDIKTRKTVQAMELNADQMGFQRSEQLRELYESLSAGETSPQAKRPSAALSPEDLSEAEWYYLVCMSFVFNIGQGLPGRTLANGQPVWLYNAHYAESKVFGRSLLAKSASIQTVVCFPLTGGVIELGTTDLVLEDHALIQRVKMSISATPYPLASSKRSNCRAGSIRNGQGFACAMVDYDFLNNNSIPVVIHREENLSSPSSSSNGLEPNQPGDDSLIVEGINGAASQVQSWQIMDDELSNCVLHSLDSSDCISQTLVNHERVEPEKALYELIDDHQLQDLQDCNHMKMTPVDLRTKDLHYQGVLSTLLKSSHQLILGTHNKKFHQESSFVSWKKEMLLKLFKPRGGTPQNLVKKILFEVPRMHLNRVVDSQEDNSIGSGVWRPEADEIGMNHAIAERKRRERLNEKFSILKGMVPSLSKEDKVSILDDAIQYLKELEKRVEELESSKDSTDIEPRTTKRKPHDAREGTSDNYRQKKISSGKKQLMNKRKACDIGEVEPEKNHDVSKECSVDNVAVNMKNKDVIIEIRCPWREGVLLEIMDALSNLKLDSHSVQSTTMDGVISLTIKSMIKGSSSSTAAKIKKAIQKITLTC, encoded by the exons ATGGCTACTGGGTTTCAAAACGAGGAGGGGTTGTCACAGCAAAATAACTTCAAGAAACAGCTTGCTCTTGCTGTGAGAAGTATTCAGTGGAGTTATGCTATCTTCTGGTCCATTTCATCCACACAACCAGG AGTGTTGGAGTGGGGTGATGGCTATTACAATGGAGATATTAAGACTAGAAAAACAGTACAAGCCATGGAACTTAATGCTGATCAAATGGGTTTTCAAAGAAGTGAGCAATTGAGAGAGCTTTATGAGTCACTCTCTGCAGGTGAAACCAGTCCACAAGCCAAAAGGCCCTCTGCAGCATTATCTCCTGAAGACTTATCTGAAGCTGAGTGGTACTACCTGGTCTGCATGTCATTTGTCTTCAATATTGGCCAAGG GTTGCCAGGAAGAACTTTAGCAAATGGTCAACCTGTTTGGCTATACAATGCTCACTATGCTGAAAGCAAAGTATTTGGCCGCTCTCTTCTTGCGAAG AGCGCATCGATTCAG ACTGTGGTTTGCTTTCCACTCACAGGTGGCGTGATCGAGCTGGGAACAACTGATCTG gttcTGGAGGACCATGCTCTCATTCAGCGTGTCAAAATGTCAATTTCTGCCACTCCATACCCTTTAGCTTCTTCTAAGAGGTCAAACTGTAGAGCTGGAAGCATAAGAAATGGCCAAGGTTTTGCATGTGCCATGGTTGATTATGATTTTCTCAACAACAACTCAATCCCAGTTGTAATTCATAGAGAGGAAAATTTGTCTTCTCCTAGTAGCAGCTCAAATGGGTTGGAACCAAATCAACCAGGTGATGATTCTTTGATTGTGGAAGGAATAAATGGGGCTGCTTCCCAAGTGCAAAGCTGGCAAATCATGGATGATGAGTTAAGTAATTGTGTACTTCATTCATTGGACTCAAGTGATTGTATATCTCAGACTCTAGTAAATCATGAAAGAGTTGAACCAGAAAAAGCCCTGTATGAATTGATAGATGATCATCAATTACAAGACCTTCAAGACTGCAATCACATGAAAATGACCCCAGTGGATCTGCGAACCAAAGATTTACACTATCAGGGTGTTCTTTCAACCCTCTTAAAGAGCTCACACCAATTGATTTTAGGGACTCACAATAAGAAATTTCATCAGGAATCAAGCTTTGTCAGTTGGAAGAAGGAAATGTTATTGAAACTTTTTAAACCAAGAGGAGGAACACCGCAGAACTTAGTAAAGAAGATCCTATTTGAAGTTCCTCGGATGCATCTTAACCGCGTAGTTGATTCCCAAGAAGATAATAGCATTGGAAGTGGGGTTTGGAGACCTGAGGCTGATGAGATTGGCATGAACCATGCAATAGCAGAACGAAAGCGAAGAGAAAGATTAAATGAAAAGTTTTCAATTCTAAAGGGAATGGTCCCTTCACTAAGCAAG GAGGACAAAGTGTCTATACTTGATGATGCTATACAATACTTGAAAGAGCTTGAAAAAAGGGTTGAGGAGTTGGAATCTAGCAAGGATTCAACTGATATAGAGCCAAGAACAACAAAGAGAAAACCCCATGATGCCAGAGAGGGAACATCTGACAACTACAGACAAAAGAAGATTAGTAGTGGGAAGAAACAGTTAATGAACAAAAGGAAGGCTTGTGACATAGGTGAAGTTGAGCCAGAGAAAAATCATGATGTTTCAAAGGAATGTTCAGTTGATAATGTAGCTGTCAATATGAAGAATAAAGATGTCATAATTGAGATAAGATGTCCTTGGAGGGAGGGGGTGTTGCTAGAAATCATGGATGCCTTGAGCAATCTCAAATTAGATTCTCACTCAGTTCAATCAACCACTATGGATGGTGTCATTTCCTTGACTATCAAATCCATG ATCAAGGGATCAAGTTCTTCAACGGCAGCAAAAATCAAGAAAGCAATTCAGAAAATTACTTTGACATGTTAA